The following proteins are co-located in the Sphingorhabdus lutea genome:
- a CDS encoding type II toxin-antitoxin system RatA family toxin, whose amino-acid sequence MPRHQESRALPFSAEQMYDLVVDVEKYSEFLPWIMATRIKSNTEQEMLADMIIGFGNLRESFTSRVIKSPKFEIKIDYISGPLKKLHNIWVFENEKDGGSLVHFEVEFQFKNAIFEALAGQYFHKALRKMTGAFEQRAYDLYDPK is encoded by the coding sequence ATGCCACGCCATCAGGAGAGCCGCGCCCTGCCATTTTCCGCAGAACAAATGTATGATTTGGTTGTGGATGTGGAGAAATATTCTGAATTTTTACCATGGATTATGGCAACACGTATTAAAAGCAATACGGAACAAGAAATGCTGGCCGATATGATTATTGGCTTTGGCAATTTGCGTGAAAGTTTTACATCGCGGGTGATAAAATCACCAAAATTTGAAATTAAAATTGATTATATTAGCGGCCCGTTAAAAAAATTGCATAATATATGGGTTTTTGAGAATGAAAAAGATGGTGGGTCTTTGGTGCATTTTGAGGTGGAATTTCAATTTAAAAACGCCATATTCGAAGCATTGGCTGGGCAATATTTTCATAAGGCCTTACGCAAAATGACGGGCGCATTTGAACAAAGAGCCTATGATTTATATGATCCAAAATAA
- the lipA gene encoding lipoyl synthase, with protein sequence MNKPPKIESDKNNPERVRKPDWIRVKAPVSKGYAETRKLMRELNLNTVCEEAACPNIGECWTKKHATVMILGDVCTRACAFCNVKTGMPRAVDKSEPGHVAEAAAKMGLEHIVITSVDRDDLPDGGASQFVKVINALRDQTPNTTIEILTPDFRNKASAAIEAIVAARPDVYNHNLETVPRLYPTIRPGARYYASLRLLESVKRHDPSIFTKSGIMLGLGEERLEVHQVMDDMRSAEIDFMTMGQYLQPTPRHTKVMEFVTPQNFNAYASIARAKGFLLVASSPLTRSSYHAGDDFARLRDARIKQLERAAKA encoded by the coding sequence ATGAATAAGCCACCGAAAATCGAATCCGATAAAAATAATCCTGAACGTGTGCGCAAACCAGATTGGATTAGGGTAAAAGCACCGGTAAGTAAGGGATATGCCGAAACGCGTAAGTTAATGCGTGAGCTTAACCTTAACACTGTATGTGAGGAGGCGGCCTGCCCAAATATTGGCGAATGTTGGACCAAAAAACATGCCACCGTCATGATTTTGGGCGATGTTTGCACCCGCGCATGTGCATTTTGCAATGTGAAAACGGGTATGCCGCGCGCAGTCGACAAAAGCGAACCTGGCCATGTGGCAGAGGCGGCTGCCAAAATGGGTCTGGAGCATATTGTTATTACATCGGTTGATCGTGATGACCTGCCCGATGGTGGGGCGAGCCAATTTGTTAAGGTGATAAATGCCCTGCGTGATCAAACGCCCAATACCACCATTGAAATTTTAACACCAGATTTCCGGAATAAGGCAAGTGCTGCGATTGAGGCGATTGTAGCTGCTCGTCCCGATGTTTATAATCATAATTTGGAAACAGTGCCGCGTCTTTATCCCACAATTCGGCCCGGTGCGCGATATTATGCTTCTTTGCGTTTATTGGAATCGGTAAAACGTCATGATCCCAGCATTTTTACAAAATCGGGCATCATGCTTGGGCTTGGCGAAGAAAGGTTAGAGGTTCATCAGGTCATGGACGATATGCGTTCTGCTGAAATTGATTTTATGACAATGGGTCAATATTTACAGCCAACACCCCGCCATACAAAGGTGATGGAATTTGTAACGCCGCAAAATTTTAATGCCTATGCATCCATTGCCCGTGCCAAAGGCTTTTTGCTGGTCGCGTCAAGTCCGCTGACCAGATCCAGCTATCATGCCGGGGATGATTTTGCGCGGCTTCGTGATGCGCGCATAAAGCAATTAGAACGCGCAGCGAAAGCATAA
- a CDS encoding sodium-dependent bicarbonate transport family permease → MIIDTLTSPVILFFLLGFFAAFAKSDLSIPEAFGKAMSIYLMVAIGLKGGVEVMNAGFSIDLLNAALAGLSLSFLLPVPAFFALIYFGKLKPVDAGAVAAHYGSVSVVTFVTAKELLTNQGLEPAGYMVAVLAIMETPAIISGLLLIRFGNKGKSTEKSNNNIKKLLHEVFTNASVILLIGAFIIGMVAGKSGFEPIKPLFEVGFKGVLCLFLLDMGLVAGRRLVQSNKLSLRLVMIGICLPIFNGTFGAIIGLGIGLDAGSAIALSILGASASYIAVPAAMRLAAPEADPGIYLTMSLGVTFPFNIIIGISLYTYIVQILG, encoded by the coding sequence ATGATAATCGATACCCTTACGTCACCTGTTATATTATTTTTTCTTCTGGGCTTTTTTGCGGCATTTGCAAAATCTGATCTTTCGATACCCGAAGCATTTGGCAAGGCAATGTCGATATATTTAATGGTCGCCATCGGTTTAAAAGGTGGTGTGGAGGTTATGAATGCAGGGTTTAGCATTGATTTGTTAAATGCTGCATTGGCCGGATTATCATTAAGCTTTCTATTACCTGTGCCTGCTTTTTTCGCGTTAATATATTTTGGAAAATTAAAACCGGTCGATGCTGGCGCTGTCGCGGCACATTATGGTTCGGTCAGCGTGGTTACATTTGTCACGGCAAAGGAATTACTAACCAATCAAGGGTTAGAACCCGCGGGCTATATGGTGGCGGTACTGGCGATTATGGAAACGCCGGCAATTATTTCTGGTCTATTGTTAATTAGATTTGGAAATAAGGGAAAAAGCACAGAAAAATCAAATAATAATATTAAAAAATTATTGCATGAAGTATTTACAAATGCATCTGTAATTTTGTTAATCGGTGCATTCATTATTGGTATGGTCGCAGGAAAAAGCGGATTTGAACCCATAAAGCCACTGTTCGAAGTTGGCTTTAAAGGTGTGCTTTGCCTATTTTTATTGGATATGGGCTTGGTCGCTGGGCGGCGTTTGGTGCAATCGAACAAATTATCGTTAAGATTGGTGATGATTGGGATTTGCCTGCCCATTTTTAATGGCACATTTGGTGCTATTATTGGACTTGGCATTGGATTGGATGCGGGCAGCGCCATTGCGCTTTCAATTTTAGGCGCCAGCGCTTCCTATATTGCCGTTCCAGCGGCGATGAGGCTGGCCGCGCCAGAGGCTGATCCGGGCATATATTTAACCATGTCCTTGGGCGTTACATTTCCATTTAATATCATTATAGGTATCAGCCTATATACTTATATTGTTCAGATATTGGGGTAA
- a CDS encoding P-II family nitrogen regulator: MVETVIRKRIEILVDTPLIPHIIDLLKKVDMSGWSVIHVDSGGGRDGEWSDDDFTGASAKSIILVIASEEKTNNLVDLIAPILDSHRLLLTVANVAVVRGHKF, encoded by the coding sequence ATGGTTGAAACAGTCATCAGAAAACGTATCGAAATTTTAGTAGATACGCCGTTAATCCCGCATATAATCGATTTATTAAAAAAAGTTGATATGTCAGGGTGGAGTGTCATTCATGTCGATTCTGGCGGCGGTAGAGACGGCGAATGGAGCGATGACGATTTTACTGGAGCAAGCGCAAAATCAATTATTTTGGTGATTGCTTCAGAGGAAAAAACTAATAATTTAGTTGATCTTATTGCCCCTATTTTAGATAGTCATCGTTTATTATTAACTGTTGCCAATGTGGCCGTTGTTAGAGGACATAAATTTTAA